In Saccharomonospora marina XMU15, one genomic interval encodes:
- a CDS encoding transcriptional regulator, with product MAGRHVAAHGDLRGTRTALEREWTRWVPRGSTRVEIAGTGPALRDEVLQSWRRSLVTVDPGRESAPTTGTGDVGPRWADSPLRAPVTDLADELRSIADDAGFVAAVTDADGTILWSYGGRVMRRRAERVNFAPGGRWDEPNMGTNALSLALRTGRPSTVFSAEHLVAALHGWVCYCAPIRDSHDRKLGVLDLSTTWDRAHPLAMSTVRTLVTTIETRLRGTLTAAGAAGVRLTCLGGGELSRAGVVAKLRPRQLEILTLLALEPDGFTPQRLRDALYGERDLGATTLKAEVSHLRRAVGGEIASRRYALTVPLPCDAVELLEALRAGDTAKAVGLYRGPLLPESEAPGIVRWREYLEVSMRTAVLADRCADHALRYGEVAPYDVAIHEHALALLEHGDPRRAVATARLHTALLD from the coding sequence ATGGCAGGGCGTCACGTCGCCGCACACGGCGACCTCCGCGGCACCAGGACGGCACTGGAACGCGAATGGACGCGGTGGGTACCGCGCGGTTCGACCCGTGTGGAAATCGCGGGCACCGGCCCCGCGCTCCGCGACGAGGTGCTCCAGTCCTGGCGCCGATCGCTGGTGACCGTGGACCCCGGCCGCGAGAGCGCACCTACCACGGGCACCGGCGACGTCGGCCCGCGCTGGGCGGACTCGCCGCTGCGCGCGCCCGTCACCGACCTGGCCGACGAGCTTCGGTCCATCGCCGACGACGCGGGCTTCGTCGCCGCGGTCACCGACGCCGACGGCACCATCCTGTGGTCCTACGGCGGGCGGGTGATGCGGCGACGCGCGGAGCGGGTCAACTTCGCCCCCGGTGGGCGCTGGGACGAACCGAACATGGGTACCAACGCGCTGTCTCTCGCGCTGCGTACCGGACGCCCGAGCACGGTCTTCTCCGCCGAACACCTCGTCGCGGCGTTGCACGGCTGGGTGTGCTACTGCGCGCCGATCCGCGACTCCCACGACAGGAAGCTGGGCGTGCTCGACCTGTCCACGACCTGGGACCGGGCACACCCGCTGGCGATGTCGACGGTGCGCACGCTGGTCACGACGATCGAAACCCGGCTGCGTGGCACGCTCACCGCGGCCGGCGCCGCGGGCGTGCGGTTGACCTGCCTCGGCGGCGGCGAACTGTCGCGAGCGGGTGTCGTGGCCAAGCTGCGGCCCAGGCAACTGGAGATCCTCACACTGCTGGCGCTCGAACCCGACGGCTTCACACCGCAACGGCTGCGCGACGCGCTGTACGGCGAGCGCGACCTCGGCGCCACCACGCTGAAGGCCGAGGTCTCACACCTGCGCCGGGCCGTCGGCGGCGAGATCGCCAGCAGGCGTTACGCGCTCACCGTGCCGCTGCCCTGCGACGCCGTCGAGTTGCTCGAGGCGCTACGGGCGGGTGACACGGCGAAGGCCGTCGGCCTGTACCGGGGTCCGCTGCTGCCCGAGTCGGAGGCTCCCGGCATCGTGCGGTGGCGGGAGTACCTGGAGGTGAGTATGCGTACCGCGGTGCTCGCCGACCGGTGCGCCGACCACGCCCTGCGCTACGGCGAGGTCGCGCCGTACGACGTGGCGATTCACGAGCACGCCCTCGCGCTGCTGGAGCACGGCGACCCGCGCCGGGCCGTCGCGACCGCCCGCCTGCACACCGCGCTGCTGGACTGA
- the urtA gene encoding urea ABC transporter substrate-binding protein: MKLSSAVRTAAAAIALGLVLASCGSRAGDPAAAGATSCVDTLGEEVKVGSLNSLSGTMAISEVTVRDSIKLAVKEINADGGVLGKRLRIVAEDGASEPTVFAEKAEKLIRDDCVAAVFGGWTSASRKAMLPVFEDNNALLYYPVQYEGLESSENIFYSGATTNQQIVPALDYLRERGVRSLFLLGSDYVFPRTANEVIKAYAKANGIEIKGEEYTPLGSTDFSTIGNKIRKADADAVFNTLNGDSNVAFFREYSNVGLSAKDMPVMSVSIAEQEVGGIGVKNIEGQLVSWNYYQTLDSADNSAFVAAFKKEYGAKRVTSDAMEAAYTSVYLWKASVEKAKSFGVDDVRTAAAGVSFDAPEGTVTIDGENNHISKTARIGEIRSDGLIYTVWQSDGPIDPDPYLKSYDWAEGLAR, translated from the coding sequence ATGAAGTTGTCCTCAGCAGTGCGAACGGCCGCGGCGGCGATAGCGCTCGGCCTCGTCCTCGCCTCGTGCGGCAGCCGCGCGGGCGATCCGGCCGCGGCCGGCGCCACCAGTTGCGTGGACACCTTGGGCGAGGAGGTCAAGGTCGGCTCGCTGAACTCGCTTTCCGGCACCATGGCGATCAGCGAGGTGACCGTCCGGGACTCGATCAAGCTGGCGGTCAAGGAGATCAACGCCGACGGCGGTGTGCTCGGCAAGCGGCTCAGGATCGTCGCGGAGGACGGAGCGTCCGAGCCGACCGTGTTCGCGGAGAAGGCCGAGAAGCTGATCCGCGACGACTGCGTCGCGGCCGTCTTCGGTGGCTGGACCTCGGCCAGCAGGAAGGCGATGCTGCCGGTGTTCGAGGACAACAACGCACTGCTGTACTACCCCGTGCAGTACGAGGGACTCGAATCCTCGGAGAACATCTTCTACTCCGGCGCCACCACCAACCAGCAGATCGTTCCCGCGCTCGACTACCTGCGCGAGCGAGGTGTCAGGTCGCTGTTCCTCCTCGGCAGCGACTACGTGTTCCCCCGCACCGCCAACGAGGTCATCAAGGCATACGCGAAGGCGAACGGTATCGAGATCAAGGGTGAGGAGTACACCCCGCTGGGTTCGACCGACTTCTCGACGATCGGCAACAAGATCCGCAAGGCCGACGCCGACGCGGTGTTCAACACCCTCAACGGCGACTCCAATGTGGCGTTCTTCCGCGAGTACAGCAACGTCGGCCTTTCCGCGAAGGACATGCCGGTGATGTCGGTGTCCATCGCCGAGCAGGAGGTCGGCGGCATCGGCGTCAAGAACATCGAGGGCCAGCTGGTGTCGTGGAACTACTACCAGACACTCGATTCGGCCGACAACTCGGCGTTCGTGGCGGCGTTCAAGAAGGAGTACGGCGCCAAGCGAGTCACCTCCGACGCTATGGAGGCCGCCTACACCTCCGTGTACCTGTGGAAGGCCAGCGTGGAGAAGGCAAAGTCGTTCGGTGTGGACGATGTCCGCACGGCGGCGGCGGGCGTGAGCTTCGATGCGCCGGAGGGGACGGTGACGATCGACGGCGAGAACAACCACATCAGCAAGACGGCACGGATCGGCGAGATCCGCTCCGACGGCCTGATCTACACGGTGTGGCAGTCCGACGGCCCCATCGACCCCGACCCGTACCTCAAGTCCTACGACTGGGCCGAGGGCCTCGCTCGGTAA
- the urtB gene encoding urea ABC transporter permease subunit UrtB: protein MDVVIGQLLTGMSTGSILLLAALGLSLVFGQMGVINMAHGEFIMAGSYTAFVTQQVLGTSGVSLPVALVAGFAVGGLLGVALEAALIRRLYHRPLDTLLVTFGVGMVLQQLARDVFGAPAVNVTAPQWLVGGVELFGTVVPKTRVFILVLATVCVLALTAVLRYTAMGRRVRAVVGNRDLAETAGISSRRTDLTTFFIGSGLAGVAGVALTLIGSTSPTTGQSYVIDAFLVVVAGGLGQLRGAVIAAFALGSLQSFFEYSTTASLAKVGVFLVIVVFLQLRPQGLFSLKTRSLA, encoded by the coding sequence ATGGACGTCGTCATCGGACAGTTGCTCACCGGTATGAGCACCGGCTCGATCCTGCTGCTCGCCGCGCTGGGGTTGTCGCTGGTGTTCGGCCAGATGGGCGTGATCAACATGGCCCACGGCGAGTTCATCATGGCGGGCTCCTACACGGCGTTCGTCACGCAACAGGTGCTGGGCACCTCGGGTGTGTCACTCCCGGTCGCGCTGGTGGCCGGATTCGCCGTCGGTGGCCTGCTGGGGGTGGCTCTGGAGGCCGCCCTCATCAGGCGGCTGTACCACCGGCCGCTGGACACCCTGCTGGTGACCTTCGGCGTCGGGATGGTGCTGCAGCAACTGGCCCGTGACGTCTTCGGTGCGCCCGCGGTGAACGTGACCGCACCACAGTGGCTCGTGGGCGGCGTCGAGCTTTTCGGGACCGTGGTGCCCAAGACCAGGGTCTTCATCCTGGTGCTCGCCACGGTGTGCGTGCTGGCTCTCACGGCGGTGCTGCGCTACACGGCCATGGGGCGGCGGGTGCGCGCCGTCGTGGGCAACCGCGACCTGGCCGAGACCGCGGGAATATCGAGCAGGCGAACCGACCTCACCACGTTCTTCATCGGCTCCGGGCTGGCGGGCGTGGCCGGTGTCGCGCTGACCCTCATCGGCTCCACCAGCCCGACCACCGGCCAAAGCTACGTCATCGACGCGTTCCTCGTGGTGGTCGCGGGCGGGCTCGGGCAGCTCAGGGGCGCCGTGATCGCGGCGTTCGCGCTCGGCAGCCTGCAGTCCTTCTTCGAGTACTCGACAACGGCGAGCCTGGCAAAGGTCGGCGTGTTCCTGGTGATCGTGGTCTTCCTGCAGCTTCGACCGCAAGGACTGTTCAGCCTCAAGACAAGGAGCCTGGCGTGA
- the urtC gene encoding urea ABC transporter permease subunit UrtC: MTTFRSAFTTAHASGSSSRWRAPAGFVLAAAVLFGLAPAVLSEFRLNLLAKFLCYAIVAVGIGLAWGRGGMLTLGQGVFFGLGAYLMAMHLKLADAELRDGPGSVPVFLQIAGFDAVPGWWAPLASPVVTLLAILVLPAAIAVLLGLVIFKRRVKGAYFAILSQALAAAFAILLIGQQSVGGSNGLSSFHSFFGFALNDPVNMRMLFFIAAGTLLAVVLLAWQLTRSRYGELLVAVRDQEERVRFLGYDPANIKVVAYAFAAAFAGIAGALFVPVVGIISPADVGILPSIAFLIGVAIGGRETLLGPVIGAVAVAWAQTTLSEQFPSMWTYAQGVLFIAVVGFLPGGLASIVALLKRRRAAVAKPQVRHATKPEEATA; the protein is encoded by the coding sequence GTGACCACCTTCCGCTCGGCGTTCACCACCGCCCACGCTTCGGGCAGCTCGTCGCGATGGCGCGCACCGGCGGGATTCGTACTCGCCGCCGCGGTGCTGTTCGGGCTGGCACCCGCGGTGCTCAGCGAGTTCCGGCTCAACCTGCTCGCCAAGTTCCTGTGCTACGCGATCGTGGCGGTCGGTATCGGACTGGCATGGGGCCGGGGCGGGATGCTGACCCTGGGCCAGGGAGTCTTCTTCGGACTCGGCGCCTACCTGATGGCGATGCACCTGAAACTCGCCGATGCCGAACTGCGCGACGGCCCGGGCAGCGTGCCGGTGTTCCTGCAGATCGCCGGGTTCGACGCGGTTCCCGGTTGGTGGGCACCGCTGGCCTCGCCGGTGGTGACGCTGCTCGCGATCCTGGTGTTGCCTGCGGCGATCGCGGTGTTGCTCGGGCTCGTCATCTTCAAGCGGCGCGTCAAGGGAGCGTACTTCGCGATCCTGAGCCAGGCGCTCGCCGCCGCGTTCGCGATCCTGCTCATCGGGCAGCAGAGTGTCGGTGGCAGCAACGGCCTGAGCAGCTTCCATTCCTTCTTCGGGTTCGCGCTCAACGACCCGGTCAACATGCGGATGTTGTTCTTCATCGCCGCGGGCACGCTGCTGGCCGTGGTGCTACTCGCGTGGCAGTTGACGCGAAGCCGCTACGGGGAACTGCTGGTCGCGGTGCGCGACCAGGAAGAGCGGGTGCGGTTCCTCGGCTACGACCCGGCCAACATCAAGGTCGTCGCCTACGCTTTCGCCGCCGCGTTCGCTGGGATCGCCGGCGCGCTGTTCGTGCCCGTCGTCGGGATCATCTCACCCGCCGACGTCGGCATCCTGCCCTCCATCGCATTCCTGATCGGGGTCGCGATCGGTGGCAGGGAGACGCTGCTGGGACCGGTGATCGGCGCTGTCGCGGTGGCGTGGGCACAGACCACTCTTTCGGAACAGTTCCCTTCGATGTGGACCTACGCACAGGGCGTGCTGTTCATCGCGGTAGTCGGGTTCCTGCCAGGTGGACTTGCCTCGATCGTCGCCCTGCTGAAACGACGACGCGCGGCGGTGGCGAAACCGCAGGTGCGGCATGCGACGAAACCGGAGGAGGCAACGGCATGA
- the urtD gene encoding urea ABC transporter ATP-binding protein UrtD, with amino-acid sequence MTTTEGPQPPVTGGARRSDQPVFGGNRGMGTEYLEITGLTVTFDGFTAVDGVDLTLLQGDLRFLIGPNGAGKTTLVDAVTGLVPATGSATKSGTELIGRKVQQIARLGVGRTFQTATVFERLTVLQNLDIAAGADRSPLQLLRRRRTVEPRVAQALETIGLTALADRQAETLAHGQKQWLEIGMLLVQNADVLLLDEPVAGMSHEERAATGQLLRRIGADRTVVVVEHDMDFMRDFATSVTVLHAGKVLAEGTVAQVQADPRVQEVYLGTPAMAGAADA; translated from the coding sequence ATGACAACCACCGAGGGCCCACAGCCACCGGTGACGGGCGGCGCCCGCAGGAGCGACCAGCCCGTTTTCGGAGGTAACCGGGGAATGGGCACCGAGTACCTGGAGATCACCGGGCTGACGGTGACCTTCGACGGGTTCACCGCCGTCGACGGCGTGGACCTGACCCTGTTGCAGGGCGACCTGCGGTTCCTGATCGGACCCAACGGTGCCGGAAAGACGACGCTGGTGGACGCCGTCACCGGACTCGTACCCGCGACCGGCTCGGCGACGAAATCGGGGACCGAGCTCATCGGCAGGAAGGTGCAGCAGATCGCGCGGCTCGGCGTGGGGCGCACGTTTCAGACGGCGACGGTGTTCGAACGCCTCACCGTGCTGCAGAACCTGGACATCGCCGCGGGCGCCGACCGGTCACCGCTGCAGCTGCTGCGGCGACGCCGCACGGTGGAACCGCGTGTCGCGCAGGCGCTGGAGACCATCGGCCTCACCGCACTGGCCGACCGGCAGGCCGAAACGCTGGCCCACGGCCAGAAGCAGTGGCTGGAGATCGGCATGCTGCTGGTGCAAAACGCCGACGTGCTGCTGCTGGACGAACCGGTCGCGGGCATGAGCCACGAAGAACGCGCCGCCACAGGGCAACTGCTGCGGCGGATCGGTGCCGATCGCACCGTGGTCGTCGTCGAGCACGACATGGACTTCATGCGCGACTTCGCCACGTCGGTGACCGTGCTGCACGCGGGCAAAGTGCTCGCAGAGGGCACCGTCGCGCAGGTGCAGGCCGACCCCCGCGTGCAGGAGGTCTACCTCGGCACCCCCGCGATGGCAGGAGCGGCCGATGCTTGA
- a CDS encoding ATP-binding cassette domain-containing protein: MLELVDIHTGYGRTEVVREVCLEVPSDGVVAVMGHNGAGKTTLLRAAVGLLNVTTGRVLLDGEDLTRMRPAARVARGLGYVPQGQQCFGQLTTMENLRVVADGRRRGRQLIAQALDLFPALTGLLDRRAGLLSGGQRQQLAIARALLTEPRMLILDEPTEGIQPTVVAEIEQTITGLTRRGGLGVLMVEQHIGFALRAACRYYVLESGRITATGEGGIGAERAAREAMAI, from the coding sequence ATGCTTGAGCTGGTCGACATCCACACCGGCTACGGCCGCACCGAGGTGGTGCGCGAGGTGTGCCTCGAGGTCCCCTCCGACGGGGTGGTCGCCGTGATGGGCCACAACGGAGCAGGCAAGACCACACTGCTGCGCGCGGCGGTCGGTCTGCTGAACGTCACAACGGGCCGGGTGCTGCTCGACGGTGAGGATCTCACCCGGATGCGCCCGGCCGCCCGGGTCGCGCGGGGGCTGGGCTACGTGCCGCAGGGCCAGCAGTGCTTCGGGCAGCTCACCACCATGGAGAACCTGCGTGTCGTCGCTGACGGGCGCCGCCGCGGCAGGCAGCTGATCGCGCAGGCACTCGACCTGTTTCCGGCGCTGACCGGGCTGCTCGACCGCAGGGCAGGGCTGCTCTCGGGCGGGCAGCGGCAGCAACTGGCCATCGCTCGCGCGCTGCTCACCGAGCCCAGGATGCTGATCCTCGACGAGCCCACCGAAGGCATCCAGCCAACGGTGGTGGCCGAGATCGAGCAGACCATCACCGGCCTCACCCGGCGAGGCGGCCTCGGTGTGCTCATGGTCGAGCAACACATCGGGTTCGCGCTGCGCGCCGCCTGCCGCTACTACGTGCTCGAGTCCGGCCGGATCACGGCCACCGGAGAAGGCGGTATCGGTGCGGAACGCGCTGCGCGCGAGGCGATGGCGATCTGA
- a CDS encoding GntR family transcriptional regulator, with translation MTLKQPRPDRARPLGERVYRALRADLMSGAFPPSDRLGEGKLAARYEVSRTPIREALARLVADGLVQRGEGGLYPYRPKFSDLNDLYELRFTLELRGFERLAPTRARHDPDLLGPELDDWHALQRDPPLPDAGFVDRDEQFHVTLLAASGNMAFVEALHAVNARIRPVRMYDYLTPDRMSATITEHITVLELALDRRLEEAQAALRGHIDASRAVVVARAEQAISMARMASVLRP, from the coding sequence ATGACATTGAAACAACCGCGGCCCGACCGCGCGCGGCCGCTGGGTGAGCGGGTTTACCGAGCCCTGCGAGCCGACCTGATGAGTGGTGCCTTCCCGCCGTCGGATCGGCTCGGCGAGGGCAAACTCGCGGCCCGCTACGAGGTGTCTCGAACCCCGATCCGTGAGGCACTCGCGCGGCTGGTCGCCGACGGCCTGGTGCAGCGCGGCGAGGGCGGGCTCTACCCGTACCGGCCGAAGTTCAGCGACCTCAACGACCTGTACGAACTCAGGTTCACCCTCGAACTACGCGGCTTCGAACGGTTGGCCCCGACGCGGGCACGCCACGACCCGGACCTGCTCGGACCCGAACTCGACGACTGGCACGCCCTGCAGCGCGACCCGCCGCTGCCGGACGCCGGATTCGTCGACCGGGACGAGCAGTTCCACGTCACGCTGCTGGCGGCGTCCGGCAACATGGCCTTCGTCGAGGCGCTGCATGCGGTGAACGCGCGCATCCGGCCGGTTCGCATGTACGACTACCTCACCCCGGACCGCATGTCCGCCACCATCACCGAACACATCACCGTCCTCGAACTCGCGCTCGACCGGCGGCTCGAGGAAGCACAGGCCGCGCTGCGCGGCCATATCGACGCGTCGCGAGCCGTTGTCGTAGCCAGAGCCGAGCAGGCGATCTCCATGGCGCGCATGGCGTCGGTGCTGCGGCCGTGA
- the uca gene encoding urea carboxylase: MFERILVANRGEIACRIIATARRMGIETVAVYSTADRTSAHVRMADDAVLIGQAEAARSYLDSDAVLRAAVSRGAQAIHPGYGFLSEDPAFARATADAGLTFIGPTPRQLEIFGDKAKAREAAARAGVPMLPGSGLLSDVDQAVAEAERIGFPVIVKASGGGGGIGMRVVRGPAELRAAFDSVRRLAAENFGNPAVFCERYVDQARHVEVQVVGDGEGRVVSLGDRDCSLQRRNQKVVEETPAPAIPATVRERLHRGARALAASMNYASVGTVEFVYDAGSAQASFLEMNTRLQVEHGVTELVTGVDLVEWMIRIAAGDIAVLDGVPPEGPAFTGHAIQARVYAEDPVRDHLPSAGTLNHVRLPDGPGFRVDTWIAEGQEVPPNYDPLLAKVMAHGDDRDAAITRLAGALARTRITGVHTNLGQLLAACDDPALRSATHTTATLRGVADSSPRIDVIEPGTLTTVQDWPGRIGYWEVGVPPSGPMDDLSFRLGNLALGNPEGTAGLECTLTGPTLRFAAATTVCVTGAEATVTVDGQQVAQWEPVEVPAGGLLAVGTVTGAGVRTYVLFRGGLDVPRFLGSAATFPQGGIGGYTGRELRAGDTILPGEIPDGAPDPRPVPVRDRPRLTHDWTLAVLPGPQPAPDYFTVDDMASIYEAGWTVQVHAGRPGVRLCGPRPRWARDNGGEAGLHPSNLHDNAYSVGTVNFTGDTPALLGPDGPSLGGFACPMTVVSGDRWKLGQLRPDDRLRFHPVTEEAAEAVRVPRAVNLPAARADAAADTGILLSIDEDDDRPAVVYRRAGDDAVLVEYGPMTLDLGSRMRIHALATALHARDERGIIDVTPGVRSLHIHTDPDVLGVRALTGLLAEIEGTLPSVDDMVVPSRELRLPLSWDDPSVAEAIERYTTNVRDDALYNPSNIEFIRRINGLATVDEVRRVVFEASYLVLGLGDVYLGAPAAVPIDPRHRLVTTKYNPARTWTAEGAVGIGGSYLCVYGMESPGGYQLIGRTVPIWSGVRQYGSFRDGVPWLLRFFDRIVWEPVSAEELADIRADLRTGRTTLDIRDGTFDYADYRKLLADNAESIADFTRHQAEAFEAERRRWAAAGEFDRADETVGFDAPGGLDVADGEVVVTAPMAASVWRTDVVAGSRVTSGEALVTLEAMKLEMPVTAPVSGTVRRLLVAPGDQVAGGAPLLVVAQTDEERVA; this comes from the coding sequence ATGTTCGAGCGAATCCTTGTCGCCAACCGGGGTGAGATCGCCTGCCGGATCATCGCCACCGCCAGGCGGATGGGGATCGAGACCGTGGCGGTCTACTCCACCGCCGACCGCACGTCGGCACACGTCAGGATGGCCGACGACGCCGTGCTGATCGGGCAGGCGGAAGCCGCGCGAAGCTACCTCGACTCCGATGCCGTACTGCGGGCGGCCGTGTCGAGGGGCGCGCAGGCCATCCACCCCGGTTACGGCTTTCTGTCCGAGGACCCGGCGTTCGCGCGCGCCACGGCCGACGCCGGGCTGACGTTCATCGGCCCGACGCCGCGGCAGCTGGAGATCTTCGGTGACAAGGCGAAGGCTCGAGAGGCCGCCGCGCGCGCGGGTGTGCCCATGTTGCCTGGCTCCGGTCTGCTGTCGGATGTGGACCAGGCAGTCGCCGAGGCGGAGCGGATCGGTTTCCCAGTGATCGTGAAGGCCTCCGGTGGCGGCGGCGGGATCGGCATGCGGGTCGTTCGCGGCCCCGCCGAGTTGCGTGCTGCGTTCGACTCCGTGCGCCGATTGGCGGCCGAGAACTTCGGCAACCCGGCCGTGTTCTGCGAACGCTATGTCGATCAGGCGCGCCACGTCGAGGTGCAGGTGGTCGGCGACGGCGAGGGCCGCGTGGTCAGCCTCGGTGACCGAGACTGCTCGCTGCAACGGCGCAACCAGAAGGTGGTGGAGGAGACGCCCGCTCCCGCGATCCCGGCCACGGTCCGCGAGCGGTTGCATCGCGGCGCGCGGGCGCTGGCGGCCTCGATGAACTACGCCTCGGTGGGGACCGTCGAGTTCGTCTACGACGCGGGCAGCGCGCAGGCCTCCTTCCTGGAGATGAACACCCGGTTGCAGGTGGAGCACGGCGTCACCGAACTCGTCACCGGCGTGGATCTCGTGGAGTGGATGATCCGTATCGCGGCGGGCGACATCGCGGTGCTGGACGGGGTGCCACCCGAGGGACCCGCATTCACCGGGCATGCCATCCAGGCACGGGTGTATGCCGAGGACCCGGTCCGCGACCACCTGCCGAGCGCGGGCACGCTCAACCATGTGCGGCTGCCCGACGGCCCCGGTTTCCGGGTCGACACCTGGATCGCCGAGGGGCAGGAGGTTCCCCCGAACTACGATCCGTTGCTGGCCAAGGTGATGGCGCACGGCGACGACCGCGACGCGGCGATCACTCGCCTGGCAGGCGCGCTCGCCCGAACCCGCATCACCGGCGTGCACACCAACCTCGGGCAGTTGCTGGCGGCATGTGACGACCCTGCGTTGCGGTCGGCCACCCACACCACCGCGACCCTGCGCGGGGTCGCGGACAGTTCCCCGCGTATCGACGTGATCGAGCCAGGAACGCTGACCACGGTGCAGGACTGGCCGGGACGGATCGGGTACTGGGAGGTCGGTGTGCCGCCGTCGGGCCCGATGGACGACCTGTCGTTTCGGCTCGGCAACCTGGCGCTGGGCAACCCGGAGGGTACTGCCGGGCTGGAGTGCACCCTGACAGGGCCGACGCTGCGGTTCGCCGCGGCGACGACCGTATGCGTGACCGGCGCCGAGGCAACTGTCACTGTGGACGGACAGCAGGTGGCGCAGTGGGAACCGGTCGAGGTTCCCGCCGGTGGCCTGCTCGCGGTGGGCACGGTGACCGGCGCCGGTGTGCGCACCTACGTGCTGTTTCGTGGTGGGCTGGACGTACCGCGGTTCCTCGGCAGCGCGGCCACCTTCCCGCAGGGCGGGATCGGTGGCTACACCGGCCGCGAACTGCGCGCGGGCGACACGATACTGCCGGGCGAAATCCCCGACGGCGCACCCGACCCGAGGCCGGTGCCGGTGCGGGACCGGCCCCGGCTGACGCACGACTGGACGCTGGCGGTGCTGCCGGGGCCGCAGCCCGCGCCGGACTACTTCACCGTCGACGACATGGCCTCGATCTACGAGGCCGGCTGGACGGTGCAGGTGCACGCGGGTCGCCCAGGCGTGCGGCTTTGCGGGCCGCGCCCGAGGTGGGCACGCGACAACGGCGGTGAAGCGGGGTTGCACCCCTCGAACCTGCACGACAACGCCTACTCGGTCGGCACGGTGAACTTCACCGGCGACACCCCGGCACTGCTCGGGCCGGACGGCCCCAGCCTCGGTGGCTTCGCCTGCCCGATGACCGTGGTGAGCGGCGACCGGTGGAAGCTCGGCCAGCTGCGTCCGGACGACCGGCTGCGATTCCACCCCGTGACGGAGGAAGCCGCCGAGGCCGTACGCGTCCCGCGCGCGGTGAACCTCCCAGCCGCACGCGCCGACGCGGCCGCCGACACCGGCATCCTGCTGAGCATCGACGAGGACGACGACCGGCCCGCGGTGGTGTACCGGCGGGCGGGCGACGACGCGGTGCTGGTCGAGTACGGCCCGATGACGCTCGACCTCGGCTCGCGGATGCGCATCCATGCGCTCGCGACCGCGCTGCACGCCCGCGACGAGCGGGGAATCATCGACGTCACACCGGGCGTGCGGTCGCTGCACATCCACACCGACCCGGACGTGCTCGGCGTGCGAGCACTGACGGGACTGCTCGCCGAGATCGAGGGCACCCTGCCTTCGGTGGACGACATGGTGGTGCCCAGTCGTGAGCTGCGCCTGCCGCTTTCCTGGGACGACCCGTCGGTGGCGGAGGCGATCGAGCGCTACACGACCAACGTGCGTGACGATGCGCTCTACAACCCGTCCAACATCGAGTTCATCCGGCGCATCAACGGGCTCGCCACGGTCGATGAGGTGCGCCGTGTCGTCTTCGAGGCCTCCTACCTCGTGCTCGGGCTCGGCGACGTGTACCTGGGTGCGCCCGCCGCGGTGCCGATCGACCCCAGGCACCGGCTGGTCACCACCAAGTACAACCCGGCGCGGACCTGGACCGCGGAGGGCGCCGTCGGCATCGGTGGCTCGTACCTGTGCGTGTACGGGATGGAAAGCCCCGGCGGCTACCAGCTCATCGGCCGCACCGTGCCGATCTGGTCGGGCGTGCGGCAGTACGGCTCGTTCCGGGACGGGGTGCCGTGGCTGCTGCGGTTCTTCGACCGCATCGTCTGGGAGCCGGTGAGCGCGGAGGAACTGGCCGATATCCGTGCCGACCTGCGCACCGGCCGCACCACTTTGGACATCCGGGACGGCACCTTCGACTACGCCGACTACCGCAAACTGCTCGCCGACAACGCCGAGTCGATCGCCGACTTCACCCGCCACCAGGCCGAGGCATTCGAGGCCGAACGAAGGCGGTGGGCGGCGGCGGGTGAGTTCGATCGGGCGGACGAGACCGTCGGTTTCGACGCGCCCGGCGGCCTCGACGTCGCCGACGGGGAGGTTGTGGTGACGGCGCCGATGGCGGCGAGCGTGTGGCGGACCGACGTCGTGGCAGGAAGCCGGGTCACCTCGGGGGAAGCGCTGGTGACGCTCGAGGCGATGAAACTGGAGATGCCGGTGACGGCCCCGGTGAGCGGCACCGTTCGCCGGCTGCTGGTCGCTCCGGGAGATCAGGTCGCGGGTGGTGCGCCGCTGCTGGTGGTGGCGCAGACGGACGAGGAACGGGTGGCGTGA